One window from the genome of [Mycobacterium] stephanolepidis encodes:
- a CDS encoding maleylpyruvate isomerase family mycothiol-dependent enzyme, whose amino-acid sequence MELARAERIDLADFLAGLTPQQWDAPSLCTKWRVRDVVTHMIGYEDLNRAEFCSRVAKAGFNPNKANANRVAELAGRTPEQLLEMVRAAEAPGVLTSGFGGRIALLDGIVHQQDIRRPLGLPRDIPGERMRVALDFARWAPPIRGALRARGVRLVATDLDWSRGSGPEVTGPAEALLMAMAARPCALGDLEGPGKSTLAQHIS is encoded by the coding sequence TTGACCCCCCAACAGTGGGATGCGCCGTCATTGTGTACCAAGTGGCGGGTGCGCGATGTTGTGACTCACATGATCGGGTACGAGGACCTCAATCGGGCAGAGTTCTGCTCGCGGGTGGCTAAGGCGGGTTTCAACCCGAACAAGGCCAACGCGAATCGTGTCGCCGAACTGGCCGGGCGGACCCCCGAGCAGCTGCTGGAGATGGTTCGTGCGGCGGAAGCACCGGGAGTGTTGACATCGGGGTTCGGTGGCCGGATTGCCTTGCTGGACGGCATAGTCCATCAGCAGGACATCCGTCGCCCACTCGGGCTCCCGCGCGACATTCCGGGGGAGCGGATGCGCGTCGCCCTGGATTTCGCGCGCTGGGCACCCCCGATACGGGGCGCGTTGCGCGCCCGTGGTGTGCGGCTCGTGGCTACCGACCTCGACTGGTCACGCGGCAGCGGGCCCGAGGTGACCGGCCCTGCCGAGGCGCTGTTGATGGCGATGGCCGCACGACCCTGCGCGCTTGGAGATCTCGAGGGCCCGGGTAAATCGACCCTGGCGCAACATATTTCGTAA
- a CDS encoding GNAT family N-acetyltransferase, translating into MSTEFMSQPTLEGPTLTLRPLADDDLEPLYRAASDPLIWAQHPSSDRHQRPVFEKWFVEALAAKSLVIIDHSTGEMIGSSRFYEWDADKREVAIGYTFITREYWGGTVNAELKTLMLDYAFINADLVWFHVAADNLRSQKALAKIGAREHHRQKREINGALEDYVYFTITAADWRDASD; encoded by the coding sequence ATGTCCACCGAGTTCATGAGCCAGCCGACGCTAGAGGGACCAACGCTCACCCTGCGTCCATTGGCAGACGACGACCTTGAGCCGCTGTATCGCGCCGCCAGCGATCCGCTCATTTGGGCGCAACACCCGAGCTCGGACCGTCACCAGCGGCCGGTCTTCGAGAAATGGTTTGTGGAGGCCCTCGCAGCAAAATCGCTCGTCATCATCGATCACTCCACCGGGGAGATGATCGGCTCTTCCCGCTTCTACGAGTGGGACGCAGACAAGCGCGAGGTCGCGATCGGGTACACGTTCATCACCCGCGAGTACTGGGGCGGCACGGTGAACGCTGAGCTCAAGACGCTCATGTTGGACTACGCGTTCATCAACGCCGACCTGGTGTGGTTCCACGTGGCTGCAGACAATCTGCGGTCGCAGAAGGCGCTCGCCAAGATCGGTGCCCGCGAGCACCACCGCCAGAAACGGGAAATCAACGGCGCGCTGGAGGATTACGTGTACTTCACCATTACCGCCGCCGACTGGCGAGACGCCTCCGACTGA
- a CDS encoding fatty acid desaturase family protein: MPSNEITISAADIEALGKDLDELRDRIVADLGERDREYIYSIIKTQRGCEAAGRALMYLGFIPPVWLAAVGALSVSKILDNMEIGHNVMHGQYDWMREKGLNSREFEWDTVCPADQWRHSHNYMHHTYTNIVDMDRDVGYGILRMAPEQKWNPYYLGNLAWATALMVFFEWGVMVHELEAENIVRGKRKWYDLKPLIKGMWRKASKQVLKDYVIFPALTGPLFPITFLGNLSANFVRNVWTFSIIFCGHFPSGTQTFSKEETANETRGEWYIRQLLGSANIEGSRLFHIMSGNLSHQIEHHLFPDLPANRYPEMATEVRELCQKYGLPYNTGGLFAQLSSTWKKIARLSLPNGWFRDDEELVVHIERDKRKEAAVEPEIIVVDERGELVDA, from the coding sequence ATGCCAAGCAACGAAATCACCATCAGCGCAGCGGATATCGAGGCACTGGGCAAGGATCTCGATGAATTGCGCGACCGCATTGTCGCCGATCTGGGCGAGCGTGATCGCGAGTACATCTACTCGATCATCAAGACACAGCGCGGCTGCGAGGCCGCCGGACGAGCCCTGATGTACCTGGGGTTCATCCCTCCCGTGTGGCTCGCCGCGGTGGGTGCGCTGTCCGTCTCCAAGATCCTCGACAACATGGAGATCGGTCACAACGTCATGCACGGCCAGTACGACTGGATGCGCGAGAAGGGCCTTAACTCACGCGAGTTCGAATGGGACACCGTGTGCCCCGCCGACCAGTGGCGGCACTCGCACAACTACATGCACCACACCTATACCAACATCGTGGACATGGACCGCGACGTGGGTTACGGCATCCTGCGGATGGCACCCGAGCAGAAGTGGAACCCCTACTACCTGGGCAACCTGGCCTGGGCGACCGCCCTGATGGTGTTCTTCGAGTGGGGCGTCATGGTGCACGAGCTCGAGGCCGAGAACATCGTGAGGGGCAAGCGCAAGTGGTACGACCTCAAGCCGTTGATCAAAGGGATGTGGCGCAAGGCCAGTAAGCAGGTTCTCAAGGACTACGTGATCTTCCCGGCGCTCACCGGCCCGCTGTTTCCGATCACCTTCCTGGGCAACTTGTCCGCCAACTTCGTGCGCAACGTGTGGACGTTCTCGATCATCTTCTGCGGGCACTTCCCGTCCGGTACCCAGACCTTCTCCAAGGAGGAGACCGCCAACGAGACGCGTGGCGAGTGGTACATCCGGCAGTTGCTTGGATCGGCGAACATCGAGGGCAGCAGGCTGTTTCACATCATGAGCGGCAACCTGTCCCACCAGATCGAGCATCACCTGTTCCCGGATCTGCCGGCCAATCGCTATCCGGAGATGGCTACCGAGGTACGCGAGCTGTGCCAGAAGTACGGCCTGCCCTACAACACCGGAGGACTCTTCGCGCAGCTCTCGTCCACCTGGAAGAAGATCGCTCGCCTGTCCCTGCCTAACGGCTGGTTCCGTGACGACGAGGAGCTCGTCGTGCACATCGAGCGGGACAAGCGCAAGGAAGCGGCCGTCGAACCGGAGATCATCGTCGTCGACGAGCGCGGTGAGCTGGTCGACGCGTAG
- a CDS encoding ferredoxin reductase produces MTFLIKATRRILTPESSLGRLLTAALTPHAVDRYLELVDPMITWEEARARVVRVQRRTTRSVTLTLRTTHQFKGFRAGQFVQLGVVIDGVRHVRCFSPSGADDARDLIELTIARRPEGLVSNYLYKHAAVGDVYSITPAAGTFVLPSPRPIRTVLIAAGSGITPVLSMARTLIGNGYPGQLAVLYYAPTVADNAYARELTALGEVPSVTVHTVYTRDGGRHFNAEQLDALAPWSADAQTFLCGPPSLHEAVSTLYAERGLSDRLHTEEFYVTTSSTTGEAGGVLRFATSDITAENDGRPILEQAEAAGLQPEFGCRMGICFACTAVKTSGCTRNLRTGDENDDPDQHIQLCITAPVGDVSINL; encoded by the coding sequence ATGACATTTCTCATTAAAGCCACCCGACGCATCCTCACCCCCGAGTCGTCACTGGGCCGGTTGTTGACCGCCGCCCTGACCCCGCACGCCGTCGACCGGTATCTCGAGCTGGTCGACCCGATGATCACCTGGGAAGAGGCTCGCGCCCGCGTCGTCCGCGTGCAGCGCCGCACCACCAGATCAGTGACCTTGACCTTGCGCACAACTCACCAGTTCAAGGGCTTTCGCGCAGGTCAGTTCGTACAGCTGGGCGTCGTGATCGATGGCGTGCGCCATGTCCGCTGCTTCTCGCCGTCTGGCGCCGATGACGCCCGCGACCTCATCGAGCTGACCATCGCCCGCAGGCCGGAAGGGCTGGTCTCGAACTACCTGTACAAGCACGCCGCAGTGGGCGACGTGTACAGCATCACCCCCGCCGCCGGCACGTTCGTCCTGCCCTCACCGCGCCCCATTCGGACAGTTCTGATCGCGGCCGGTAGTGGGATTACACCCGTACTCTCAATGGCGAGAACTCTCATCGGCAACGGATACCCGGGACAGCTCGCGGTGCTCTATTACGCGCCAACGGTCGCCGACAACGCCTACGCACGCGAGCTCACCGCCCTCGGCGAGGTGCCATCGGTGACGGTGCACACGGTGTACACCCGTGACGGCGGTCGGCACTTCAATGCCGAGCAGCTCGATGCGCTCGCGCCCTGGAGCGCGGATGCTCAGACCTTCCTGTGCGGGCCGCCCTCGCTGCACGAGGCAGTGAGCACGCTGTACGCCGAGCGCGGACTCTCCGACCGTCTGCATACCGAAGAGTTCTACGTCACCACGTCGAGCACCACCGGGGAGGCCGGAGGCGTGCTGCGTTTCGCCACCTCCGATATCACCGCCGAAAACGACGGCAGGCCGATCCTCGAACAGGCCGAGGCCGCTGGACTGCAACCTGAATTCGGCTGCCGGATGGGAATCTGCTTCGCCTGCACGGCGGTGAAGACATCCGGATGCACCCGGAACCTGCGCACCGGCGATGAGAACGACGACCCCGACCAGCACATCCAGCTCTGCATCACCGCCCCCGTCGGTGACGTCTCGATCAACCTCTAA
- a CDS encoding TetR family transcriptional regulator produces MIAMTSRRERSSHSGTSARRDSVRGEQKLRTRTALMEAALELSRTQAFSGLSLRDVARGAGISPTAFYRHFASLDDLGVALAEEGMRIARGIAREIRRREPATLAEAMRILAEQAQENPDQLRFVVTERYTAPTEVRRAVNIEMRLLAGELAIDLARREKMRLWDSADLTTAASLLLSIGANAVAELVQPDADTDDVVAGATSALTMAFVGLQNWRSS; encoded by the coding sequence GTGATCGCCATGACCAGTCGTCGAGAGCGGAGCTCGCATTCGGGCACCTCCGCGCGACGTGACTCGGTTCGCGGTGAGCAGAAACTGCGCACTCGCACCGCATTGATGGAGGCCGCGCTTGAGCTTTCGCGTACCCAGGCGTTTTCGGGACTGAGCCTGCGTGACGTCGCCCGCGGCGCGGGAATCTCGCCGACGGCCTTCTACCGGCACTTCGCGTCCCTGGATGACCTGGGTGTCGCGCTGGCCGAAGAGGGGATGCGCATCGCCCGGGGGATCGCGCGGGAGATACGTCGACGTGAACCGGCGACGTTGGCCGAGGCCATGCGCATCCTTGCCGAGCAGGCACAGGAAAACCCTGATCAGCTGCGGTTTGTCGTGACGGAGCGGTACACCGCACCCACCGAGGTGCGAAGGGCCGTGAACATCGAGATGCGGCTGCTCGCAGGCGAGCTGGCGATCGACCTGGCGCGTCGCGAAAAGATGCGGCTCTGGGATTCCGCCGATCTCACGACGGCGGCCAGCCTGCTGCTATCGATCGGCGCCAACGCGGTAGCCGAGTTGGTACAGCCCGACGCCGATACCGACGATGTCGTCGCCGGTGCAACCAGTGCTCTGACCATGGCCTTCGTCGGCCTGCAGAACTGGCGCTCCAGTTAG
- a CDS encoding guanylate cyclase, whose translation MSIDEALDATRTGDIWVFRGRSGPDRLIQTLSNSPVNHVGMTVAIDDLPPLMWHAELGNKLTDVWTGDNHRGVQLHDARQAIERWAHVYGQRCWLRQLSPRITREQEDIALRVVARMDGTPFPATARLTGRWMRGRLPTVSDLTRGLPFVHKKVREVAERDITKKRQAGLETAFCAETVAITLEEMGLLITEKRSNYFDPGSFWSGDDLPLAPGYSLSREIAVEVPEA comes from the coding sequence GTGTCGATCGACGAGGCGCTCGATGCGACGCGGACCGGAGACATCTGGGTGTTCCGCGGACGGTCGGGGCCCGATCGTCTCATCCAGACCTTGTCGAACAGTCCGGTCAACCATGTCGGGATGACGGTGGCCATCGATGATCTGCCGCCGCTCATGTGGCATGCCGAACTCGGCAACAAGCTCACCGATGTGTGGACCGGCGACAACCATCGGGGAGTGCAGCTGCACGATGCGCGTCAGGCGATCGAGCGGTGGGCGCACGTGTATGGACAGCGGTGCTGGCTGCGGCAGCTGAGCCCGCGAATAACCCGTGAGCAGGAAGACATCGCACTGCGCGTCGTGGCCCGGATGGATGGGACGCCGTTTCCGGCCACCGCACGGCTCACCGGTCGCTGGATGCGGGGCCGGCTTCCCACGGTCAGCGACCTCACGCGGGGACTTCCCTTCGTGCACAAGAAGGTTCGCGAGGTGGCCGAGCGCGACATCACGAAAAAACGGCAAGCCGGACTGGAGACGGCGTTCTGCGCCGAGACGGTGGCGATCACACTCGAGGAGATGGGGCTGCTCATCACCGAGAAGCGGTCGAACTACTTCGATCCGGGATCGTTCTGGAGCGGTGATGATCTGCCGCTGGCGCCGGGCTACTCACTGAGCAGGGAGATCGCCGTCGAAGTGCCGGAGGCCTAG
- the fdhD gene encoding formate dehydrogenase accessory sulfurtransferase FdhD, which produces MGRVTDRRKIRRIDGVGRGERSETLVVEEPLEIRVNGQAVAVTMRTPGSDVELTQGFLLTEGVIAGRDDLLTVRYCQGEGPDGLNTYNVLDVTLAPGVPAPDPTVTRNFYTTSSCGVCGKGSLEAVRTISRFSPGDDPSTIESTTLVGLPDKLRSAQKVFAATGGLHAAALFTTDGTMLTVREDIGRHNAVDKVIGWALENGRVPLTGTALLVSGRASFELAQKATMAGIPILAAVSAPSSLAVDLAAQSGMTLVAFLREDSMNVYTRADRVV; this is translated from the coding sequence GTGGGTAGGGTCACCGACAGACGCAAGATCCGGCGCATCGACGGGGTCGGACGGGGCGAGCGCAGCGAGACGCTCGTCGTCGAGGAGCCCCTGGAGATCCGGGTCAATGGGCAGGCAGTAGCCGTCACCATGCGCACCCCCGGATCGGATGTCGAACTCACCCAGGGGTTCTTGCTCACCGAGGGGGTCATCGCAGGCCGCGACGACCTGCTGACCGTGCGCTACTGCCAGGGCGAAGGGCCCGACGGACTGAACACCTACAACGTCCTGGATGTCACTCTCGCCCCCGGCGTTCCCGCCCCCGACCCGACGGTGACGAGAAACTTCTACACCACCTCTTCCTGTGGTGTCTGCGGCAAGGGGTCGCTGGAGGCGGTACGCACCATCAGCCGCTTCTCCCCCGGCGATGACCCGTCCACCATCGAATCGACCACACTGGTGGGTCTGCCCGACAAACTTCGCTCGGCACAAAAGGTTTTCGCGGCCACCGGCGGGCTGCATGCCGCGGCTCTGTTCACCACGGACGGCACCATGTTGACGGTCCGCGAGGACATCGGTCGACATAACGCGGTGGACAAGGTCATCGGGTGGGCACTCGAGAACGGCAGGGTGCCCCTCACCGGAACCGCACTGTTGGTCAGCGGACGGGCCTCCTTCGAGCTCGCACAGAAGGCGACGATGGCGGGAATTCCCATACTGGCCGCGGTGTCGGCACCGTCCTCGCTGGCTGTCGATCTCGCGGCGCAGTCCGGCATGACGCTGGTGGCGTTCCTGCGTGAGGACAGCATGAACGTCTACACCCGGGCGGATCGGGTCGTCTAG
- a CDS encoding FdhF/YdeP family oxidoreductase, with product MTGHRIPTVGHHAEAGPGEIGEPDIAVTGAKDVAAGMTAVGVSLQRGLEQMGPLRTVATLSKLNQRHGFDCPGCAWPETPGHRKLAEFCENGAKAVAEEATKRTVTPEFFAQHSVEELRELPEYWLSQQGRLTHPMVLRPGESHYRPIDWDDAYALIADEVRAAADPDRLVFYTSGRTSNEAAFCYQLLVRSLGTNNLPDCSNMCHESSGTALTDSIGIGKGSVSVPDIEHADVILIAGQNPGTNHPRMLSVLEKAKANGAKIIAVNPLPEAGLLRFKNPQKVNGVVGHGVAIADEFVQIRLGGDMALFAGLGRLLLEADDANPGSIVDRQFIEEHCAGYEDWAARTRAIDWETVTQATGIDMEQLTAVATLLAGSQRTIFCWAMGLTQHRHAVATIGEATNLLLMRGMIGKPGAGVCPVRGHSNVQGDRTMGIWEKMPESFLTALDSEFGIDTPRKHGFDTVDAIRAMRDGKVSVFIGMGGNFASATPDTAVTEAALRNCALTVQISTKLNRSHLVNGRTALILPTLGRTDRDIQKSGKQLVSVEDSMSMVHLSRGSLHPPSTALRSEVAIVCQLARTILGTGHPVPWERFADDYDTIRDAISRVVPGCADYNTKVRQPDGFALPHPPRDDRQFPTHTGKANFSAAPLEWVSVPAGRLVLQTLRSHDQYNTTIYGLDDRYRGVKGGRRVVFVNPEDLAAFGLSEGARVDLVSEYPGADGVLEERRAEDFLVVPYSTPRGNAAAYYPETNPLVPLDHVAERSNTPVSKAVVIRLVARG from the coding sequence ATGACCGGGCACCGGATACCGACGGTTGGCCACCACGCGGAAGCCGGGCCGGGCGAGATCGGCGAACCCGATATCGCCGTCACCGGCGCGAAGGACGTCGCCGCGGGAATGACCGCGGTCGGGGTTTCCCTGCAACGCGGCCTCGAACAGATGGGTCCATTGCGCACCGTCGCAACGCTGTCCAAACTGAATCAACGTCACGGCTTTGACTGTCCCGGATGCGCGTGGCCCGAGACCCCGGGACATCGCAAACTTGCCGAGTTCTGCGAGAACGGCGCCAAGGCCGTCGCCGAAGAGGCCACCAAACGCACGGTCACCCCTGAATTTTTCGCACAGCACTCGGTGGAGGAACTCCGCGAACTACCCGAGTACTGGCTCAGCCAACAAGGTCGTCTCACCCACCCGATGGTGCTGCGCCCCGGCGAATCGCATTACCGGCCCATTGATTGGGATGACGCGTACGCGCTCATCGCCGATGAGGTCAGGGCGGCCGCCGACCCGGATCGGCTGGTTTTCTACACCTCCGGGCGCACCAGCAATGAGGCCGCGTTCTGCTACCAGCTGCTGGTCCGCAGCCTGGGCACCAACAACCTGCCCGACTGTTCCAACATGTGCCACGAGTCTTCGGGCACCGCACTGACGGACTCGATCGGAATCGGCAAGGGCTCGGTGTCGGTACCCGATATCGAGCACGCGGACGTCATTCTCATCGCCGGCCAAAATCCCGGCACCAACCATCCGCGCATGCTGTCGGTGCTGGAGAAGGCAAAGGCGAACGGCGCCAAGATCATTGCAGTCAACCCGCTCCCCGAGGCCGGACTGCTCCGGTTCAAGAACCCACAGAAGGTCAACGGCGTGGTCGGGCACGGTGTGGCCATCGCCGATGAGTTCGTGCAGATCCGACTCGGCGGCGACATGGCGCTTTTCGCAGGGCTGGGCAGACTGCTACTGGAGGCCGACGACGCGAACCCCGGCAGCATCGTCGACCGGCAATTCATCGAGGAGCACTGCGCGGGATACGAGGACTGGGCCGCACGGACACGAGCAATCGATTGGGAAACCGTCACGCAGGCAACGGGTATCGACATGGAGCAGCTGACCGCGGTTGCCACGCTCCTGGCCGGATCACAGCGCACCATCTTCTGCTGGGCGATGGGCCTCACCCAACACCGTCACGCGGTCGCCACTATCGGTGAGGCGACCAACCTGCTACTGATGCGCGGCATGATCGGCAAGCCGGGCGCCGGGGTGTGCCCGGTGCGCGGTCATTCGAATGTCCAGGGCGACCGCACCATGGGCATCTGGGAGAAGATGCCTGAATCCTTTCTGACCGCATTGGATTCCGAGTTCGGCATCGACACTCCCCGCAAGCACGGGTTCGACACGGTGGACGCGATCCGTGCCATGCGGGACGGCAAGGTATCGGTCTTCATCGGCATGGGTGGCAACTTCGCCTCTGCCACCCCGGACACCGCCGTCACCGAGGCTGCGCTGCGCAATTGCGCACTGACCGTGCAGATCTCCACCAAACTCAATCGCAGCCATCTGGTGAATGGGCGCACCGCACTGATCCTGCCCACTCTCGGACGCACCGATCGCGACATTCAAAAATCGGGCAAACAGCTTGTTTCCGTGGAGGATTCGATGTCCATGGTGCATCTCTCACGCGGCAGTCTGCATCCACCGAGCACCGCGCTACGCAGCGAGGTCGCCATCGTCTGCCAACTGGCGCGCACCATCCTGGGCACTGGGCATCCGGTGCCATGGGAAAGGTTTGCCGACGACTACGACACCATCCGCGATGCCATCTCGCGGGTGGTACCCGGATGCGCCGACTACAACACCAAGGTCCGTCAACCGGATGGGTTCGCGCTGCCGCATCCGCCGCGCGACGATCGCCAATTCCCCACCCACACAGGTAAGGCCAACTTCTCTGCGGCACCACTGGAGTGGGTGTCGGTACCGGCAGGCCGGCTGGTACTGCAGACGCTGCGCAGCCATGACCAGTACAACACCACCATCTACGGCCTCGACGACCGCTACCGCGGCGTCAAGGGCGGCCGCCGGGTGGTCTTCGTCAATCCCGAAGACCTTGCCGCATTTGGATTATCCGAGGGTGCGCGGGTCGATCTGGTGTCCGAGTACCCGGGTGCCGACGGGGTACTCGAAGAGCGGCGCGCCGAGGACTTTCTGGTGGTGCCGTACTCCACCCCGCGAGGCAACGCCGCCGCCTACTATCCAGAGACCAATCCACTTGTGCCCCTGGATCATGTCGCGGAGCGATCCAATACTCCGGTGTCGAAGGCCGTCGTCATCCGTCTGGTGGCCCGTGGGTAG
- a CDS encoding 2-oxoacid:acceptor oxidoreductase subunit alpha — MVAYVPPPPEFVVKGRSPVGDGAVSEKLEKVVIRFAGDSGDGMQLTGDRFTSEAAVFGNDLATQPNYPAEIRAPQGTLPGVSSFQIQIADYDILTAGDRPDVLVAMNPAALKANIGDLPRGGMVIANSDEFTKRNLAKVGYQSDPLEHDDMSDYVVYQVPMTTLALGAVEAAGVSKKDGARTKNMFALGLLSWMYHRPLEGTEQFLREKFAKKPDVAEANILAFRAGWNYGETTEAFGTTYEVAKASLPAGEYRQVSGNTALAYGVVAAGQLAKTQVVLGTYPITPASDILHELSKLKNFGVLTFQAEDEIAGIGAALGASFGGALGVTSTSGPGVALKSEAVGLAVMTELPLLVIDVQRGGPSTGLPTKTEQADLLQALYGRNGESPIAVLAPRSPSDCFDIAVEAVRIALTYRTPVMILSDGAIANGSEPWAIPDIASYPAIEHTFATPDQDFAPYNRDPETLARQFAVPGTPGLEHRIGGLEKANGSGNISYDPANHDLMVRLRQLKIDGITVPDLEVDDPTGDAQLLMVGWGSSYGPIGEACRCARRKGLKVAHAHLRHLNPFPGNLGEVLRKYPKVVAPEMNLGQLSLLLRGKFLVDVQSVTKVQGMAFLADEVEEIIDAALDGSLAEKESQKAVLARESAVAVGDRA, encoded by the coding sequence ATGGTGGCGTACGTACCGCCACCGCCAGAGTTCGTCGTGAAAGGTAGGTCACCGGTGGGCGACGGAGCCGTATCGGAGAAGCTGGAAAAGGTCGTCATCCGGTTTGCTGGAGATTCTGGCGACGGTATGCAGCTCACCGGAGACCGATTCACCTCTGAGGCTGCCGTCTTCGGCAATGACCTCGCGACCCAGCCGAACTATCCCGCAGAGATCCGGGCCCCTCAGGGCACGCTTCCGGGTGTTTCGTCCTTCCAAATCCAGATTGCCGACTACGACATCCTCACCGCGGGCGACCGGCCCGATGTGCTGGTGGCGATGAACCCGGCCGCACTCAAGGCCAACATCGGCGATCTGCCGCGCGGTGGCATGGTGATCGCCAACTCGGACGAGTTCACCAAGCGAAATCTGGCCAAGGTCGGCTACCAGTCCGATCCGTTGGAGCACGACGACATGTCGGACTACGTGGTCTATCAGGTGCCGATGACCACGTTGGCGCTCGGCGCCGTCGAGGCCGCCGGAGTCTCGAAGAAGGACGGCGCGCGCACCAAGAACATGTTCGCGTTGGGGCTGCTGTCCTGGATGTACCACCGCCCACTCGAGGGCACCGAGCAGTTCCTGCGCGAGAAGTTCGCGAAGAAACCCGACGTGGCCGAGGCCAACATCCTGGCGTTCCGGGCGGGCTGGAACTACGGCGAAACCACCGAGGCCTTCGGAACCACCTACGAGGTGGCCAAGGCATCGCTGCCCGCGGGTGAGTACCGGCAGGTCTCGGGTAACACAGCGTTGGCCTATGGCGTTGTCGCCGCCGGCCAGCTTGCCAAGACTCAGGTGGTGCTCGGCACCTACCCGATCACCCCGGCATCCGACATCCTGCACGAGCTGAGCAAGCTCAAGAACTTCGGTGTGCTGACCTTCCAGGCCGAGGACGAGATCGCCGGAATCGGTGCGGCTCTGGGGGCTTCGTTCGGTGGCGCCCTGGGTGTCACCAGCACCTCCGGCCCCGGTGTGGCGCTCAAGAGCGAGGCCGTGGGTCTTGCGGTGATGACCGAACTGCCGCTGCTGGTGATCGATGTGCAGCGCGGCGGACCGTCGACGGGTCTGCCCACCAAAACCGAGCAGGCGGACCTACTGCAGGCCTTGTACGGCCGCAACGGCGAGTCGCCCATTGCGGTGCTGGCTCCGCGTTCTCCCTCGGACTGCTTCGACATCGCTGTCGAGGCGGTGCGGATCGCGCTCACCTACCGGACCCCGGTGATGATCCTGTCCGATGGCGCGATCGCCAACGGCTCTGAGCCGTGGGCCATCCCGGACATCGCGAGTTACCCGGCGATCGAGCACACCTTCGCCACTCCCGACCAGGACTTCGCGCCGTACAACCGCGACCCGGAGACGCTGGCCCGCCAGTTCGCCGTTCCGGGTACCCCCGGTTTGGAGCACCGTATCGGTGGTCTGGAGAAGGCCAACGGTTCGGGCAACATCTCGTACGACCCGGCCAACCACGACTTGATGGTGCGGTTGCGCCAACTCAAGATCGACGGAATCACGGTGCCGGACCTGGAGGTTGACGACCCGACCGGTGACGCACAGCTGCTGATGGTCGGGTGGGGCAGCTCCTACGGCCCCATCGGTGAGGCATGCCGATGCGCCCGTCGCAAGGGGCTCAAGGTGGCTCATGCGCACCTGCGCCATCTCAATCCGTTCCCGGGGAACCTGGGTGAGGTGCTGCGCAAGTACCCGAAGGTCGTCGCGCCCGAGATGAACCTCGGACAGTTGTCGCTGCTGCTGCGCGGCAAGTTCCTGGTTGATGTGCAGTCGGTGACGAAGGTGCAGGGTATGGCCTTCCTTGCTGATGAGGTCGAAGAAATCATCGATGCGGCCCTGGACGGGTCGCTCGCCGAAAAGGAAAGCCAGAAGGCCGTTCTCGCGCGTGAATCCGCGGTGGCCGTAGGGGATCGAGCATGA